A DNA window from Undibacterium sp. YM2 contains the following coding sequences:
- the lepA gene encoding translation elongation factor 4 has protein sequence MNNIRNFSIIAHIDHGKSTLADRIIQLCGGLSDREMEAQVLDSMDIERERGITIKAQTAALHYKARDGQIYNLNLIDTPGHVDFSYEVSRSLSACEGALLVVDASQGVEAQTVANCYTAIELGVEVVPVLNKIDLPSADPDNACKEIEEVIGIDASDAVHCSAKTGLGVEDVLESLIVKVPPPQGDPTAPLQALIVDSWFDNYVGVVMLVRIKNGTLRPKDKILFMATEAQHLVESVGVFTPKSLSRTELTAGQVGFVIAGIKELKSAKVGDTITVANKPAAAPLPGFKEVQPQVFAGLFPVEANQYDALRDSLEKLKLNDAALMYEPEVSQALGFGFRCGFLGLLHMEIVQERLEREFDMDLITTAPTVVYEVVMADGTILMVDNPSKMPEPSKIEEIREPIVTVNLYMPQEYVGSVITLCTQKRGVQMDMNYHGRQVKLTYEMPMAEIVLDFFDRLKSTSRGYASMDYEFKENRASDVVKVDMLINSEKVDALAIIVHRANSHFRGRAVAAKMRELIPRQMFDVAIQAAIGSNIISRENVKALRKNVLAKCYGGDISRKRKLLEKQKAGKKRMKQVGSVEIPQEAFLAILQVDEK, from the coding sequence ATGAATAACATCCGCAATTTTTCAATTATTGCCCATATTGACCACGGCAAATCCACGCTGGCAGATCGTATTATCCAGCTTTGTGGCGGCCTTTCCGACCGCGAGATGGAAGCGCAAGTGCTTGATTCCATGGATATTGAGCGTGAACGTGGTATCACGATCAAGGCTCAGACAGCGGCATTGCATTACAAGGCACGCGACGGTCAGATATACAACCTGAACCTGATCGATACTCCCGGTCACGTCGATTTCAGTTATGAAGTCAGCCGTTCCCTGTCTGCATGTGAAGGCGCACTGTTGGTCGTGGATGCATCACAAGGTGTAGAGGCACAGACAGTAGCCAACTGCTATACCGCCATAGAACTGGGTGTAGAAGTTGTACCTGTCCTCAACAAGATTGATTTGCCTTCAGCCGACCCTGACAATGCCTGCAAGGAAATCGAAGAAGTCATCGGCATAGACGCTTCAGACGCGGTGCATTGCTCCGCTAAAACCGGCCTGGGTGTTGAAGATGTCTTGGAGTCCCTGATTGTTAAGGTGCCACCTCCGCAAGGCGATCCAACTGCGCCTTTGCAAGCACTGATTGTCGATTCCTGGTTTGATAATTACGTCGGCGTTGTCATGCTGGTGCGTATCAAGAACGGTACTTTGCGCCCGAAAGACAAGATTTTGTTCATGGCGACAGAAGCACAGCATCTGGTCGAAAGTGTCGGCGTATTCACACCCAAGTCCTTGAGCCGTACTGAGCTGACGGCAGGCCAGGTAGGCTTCGTGATCGCTGGCATCAAAGAATTGAAATCGGCCAAAGTCGGCGACACGATTACGGTTGCCAACAAACCTGCAGCAGCACCTTTGCCGGGCTTTAAAGAAGTGCAGCCGCAAGTGTTTGCCGGTCTGTTCCCGGTTGAGGCCAATCAATACGATGCCTTGCGTGATTCTCTGGAGAAACTCAAGCTCAACGATGCCGCCCTGATGTACGAACCTGAAGTGTCACAGGCGCTGGGCTTTGGCTTCCGCTGTGGTTTCCTTGGTTTGCTGCATATGGAAATCGTCCAGGAACGCCTGGAACGTGAATTCGACATGGACCTCATCACCACTGCCCCAACCGTGGTGTATGAAGTGGTCATGGCTGATGGCACCATCCTGATGGTGGATAATCCTTCCAAGATGCCTGAACCATCCAAAATAGAAGAGATACGCGAACCTATCGTCACCGTTAATCTCTACATGCCGCAAGAATATGTGGGCTCGGTGATTACCCTCTGTACCCAGAAACGCGGTGTGCAGATGGACATGAATTACCACGGTCGCCAGGTCAAGCTGACCTATGAAATGCCGATGGCAGAAATCGTGCTGGATTTCTTTGATCGCCTGAAATCCACCTCGCGTGGCTATGCTTCCATGGACTATGAATTCAAGGAAAACCGCGCATCTGACGTCGTCAAGGTCGATATGCTGATCAATAGCGAGAAAGTAGATGCGCTGGCGATTATTGTCCATAGGGCAAACAGCCATTTCCGTGGTCGCGCTGTCGCTGCCAAAATGCGCGAACTTATCCCGCGCCAGATGTTTGATGTGGCTATCCAGGCGGCAATTGGTTCCAATATCATCTCACGTGAAAACGTCAAGGCCTTGCGTAAAAACGTTTTGGCCAAATGTTATGGTGGTGATATCAGTCGTAAGCGCAAATTGCTGGAAAAACAAAAAGCAGGTAAGAAACGCATGAAGCAGGTCGGCTCGGTAGAGATCCCGCAAGAAGCGTTTTTGGCGATTTTACAAGTGGATGAAAAATGA
- the truA gene encoding tRNA pseudouridine(38-40) synthase TruA: protein MKRLVLGVQYDGNSWQGWQTQPSGNTVQDVLERALQRFTKSDIKTTCAGRTDAGVHGIEQVVHFDTELVREPYSWVNGVNAFLPPSVAVQWAKELPLDPESEDNFHARFSARARTYHYILHNAAIRSPMWHGRAGWTFRPLDVERMCAAASHLLGEHDFSAFRASGCQAKTPVKHMYEIRIQRQGEMIIFTLRASAFLHHMVRNIVGSLIFVGTGKREPEWMGEVLLSKNREIAAPTFMPDGLYLAKIDYEDKWGLPQRDLVESLAFLSFL, encoded by the coding sequence TTGAAACGATTAGTGTTAGGTGTGCAGTACGACGGCAATTCCTGGCAGGGCTGGCAAACTCAGCCTTCTGGTAATACCGTGCAAGACGTGTTGGAACGGGCCTTGCAACGATTTACCAAAAGTGACATCAAAACCACTTGCGCCGGGCGCACTGACGCTGGCGTACATGGTATAGAGCAGGTCGTCCATTTTGATACCGAACTGGTGCGCGAGCCTTATTCGTGGGTAAATGGTGTGAATGCTTTTTTGCCCCCCAGTGTGGCTGTGCAATGGGCCAAGGAATTGCCTCTGGACCCTGAGTCTGAAGACAATTTCCATGCGCGTTTCAGTGCCCGCGCCCGTACTTATCATTATATTTTGCATAATGCGGCCATCCGTTCGCCCATGTGGCATGGCCGGGCAGGCTGGACTTTTCGGCCACTTGATGTCGAGCGTATGTGTGCTGCTGCTTCGCACCTGCTGGGCGAGCATGATTTTTCTGCTTTCCGTGCCTCTGGCTGCCAGGCTAAAACCCCGGTCAAGCACATGTATGAGATACGGATACAGCGCCAGGGTGAAATGATTATCTTTACTTTGCGCGCCAGCGCCTTCCTGCATCACATGGTCAGGAATATTGTTGGTTCCCTGATCTTTGTCGGCACTGGCAAAAGAGAGCCGGAATGGATGGGCGAGGTGTTGCTCAGCAAGAACCGTGAAATTGCTGCGCCTACCTTCATGCCTGATGGTTTGTACCTGGCCAAGATAGACTATGAAGATAAATGGGGCTTGCCACAAAGGGATTTAGTGGAATCCCTGGCTTTCTTGTCTTTTTTGTAG